TTATacactttttttaatattattttgtcgtattaatttaaaatttcaacgAATGATAAATTACTTCTTTTGGACTGATTGGTTGCTTCTTGTAATTTCATGATGAACATTACTGAATTCATCCTTGTCCCAAACGTGGCGTAACACACAAATTGTCAATGTCTCCCAGTGATCCCAACAGTATGACTCATCAAATTCCCTATCAAAATTTTGGTACTACATTAGTTTTTACAGTCTCATTACAAAAGATTagataattgaataaataacaTCTAAGGTAggaaattaagaatataaatcaCACTACTTTTTGTCCATTAAAATTACTcggcaataaaaaaaaaaaaaaagacattaGAGGAAAAGTAAAATTGGCTTGGCATCCCTTTCAGCTTTTATTTGCCTTAGATTCCACTCAAATAGAGAAGGGGCAGGTAATGGCATTAGCATAATTGACTGAATTtcaatgataataataaataatatttttatagaacaataataatagtttaGATTAAGCATCAAACCTCAAACTTATCAAAAATTAGTTGGTTTTATAGGacttgtttgtttgttttcttttaaggGTTAGCTTTCCACATCATGACCCCTCAACAGCAAGAAAGGAGCAGTGCTTATATTATTAGCATGTGCTGTATTTCTAGCTTTTACTTAaccaaatttaaaagaaaaaaaaaaaaaaagttactCCATCAATCTGGGTCCACTGTGGTCAACCTCGTCTACCTTTTCCCTTTGATAGATCTTATTCCTGTACCGCACTGTACTCGATCCTCGCAATTAAAATCGATTGGGTTAAAATCTGAATCATAgagatgatttttttaatttaatcttctttttttttttctggtaCAGAACTGCTCAAAGagtaattttcttaatatggAAAACTCAACATTTAACCACAACTTAATAAACGAATTATTATGTACAAATTATCTAGGCTTTTATATGTGTATGAGTTGTgtattgattaatttcttactatatttagcaaatattaaatcaaaaaatcaatcattaataattattaaaaattgttaatttatttttgcaaGAATTGAATTTATCATCCCATTTTTAGTGTAGGTACATGATCACTCTGTCTAAACAAGAATTACTCATTATTGACTTCCTAATCCTGCATCCAATTAGAAAATCTTAAACAGTACACAattgtttataatttacaaaccttaaaagaaaacaaaaacaaacagTTTAAAGAAAGAGAATCTAGTACAAGAAACAAATATTattggattaaaaaaaaagtcaataCAAATTAAAGTCCTTATGGACATTAAGCTTTTCCTTTAAGTGGTACATGTGcaatctatttattaaaaagtcTATGAAATCACTCGCAGACAGTCCCCCCCTTCCAACCTAAGACTacactttcaatttttttttaataatgaaattataattatcaatttgtAGCATAAAAGCAAGCAAATCGTTAGTTGAAGTAGCACAAAATCAAAGTATCCACGGACctaaaattatatcaatatgtcattaaattcttaatgtaattcaaatagaaaaaacatttagatcttataattattattttatgtaataacATATGATGGTTTAGATTTTTGTTagtttattgatatttatttttatattcagaCTCATtcagaatttgaaaattaaatctaatataaaGTAGTTTCTAATGATCAAATTATCAGTATAATTTtgacacaaaaaaaaaaaaaattaaaagtaatttctagtttaagttttattttcaaatgtaatttttattttattttttggtttcACAAGTTGATcagtaaaaaaattagagcagAGGATGTGTAAGGGAAAAGGAAATACCGTACCAGGTGTAAGTAGTAAGTACTATTACACCTTTTATTAGACCAACAAACAAACCACACAAAATCGTTGCCGACTACTCCGCAACTTccaacaatttttttctttttcctcttttatttatttcttatttcttatttcattttctttttctttatctaatCAGggtttaaaaatctaaaaccaTGGTTACTTTTTTGCACCTGTTCCCTACTTAACCATGGTCCACTTTTGCAGTTAAGGTTAGAGTAGAGGGCAGCAAACAACAACAGCAACAACAAATCCAttcctcttctctttctctctctctctctctctctctctctctctctctctcctcaaCCTCCAAAACTTTGCTACAAAGAGAGGAAAACAAAAGGGATTGATTTgtttatgtttttttcttttttgttttcccATTCCTTATTGTTTGTGAAGTTAAGCCGATTGTTTGCTTTCCGGGAAAATTTTATTCCTCAAATTGAACTGCACTTTCTTGGGAAAATTCTTACAGCTGCCAAAGTTCATCTATCATTCTGCTACCTTCTTCTTAAACCCAACTCTTGTCTTGTCTCATGATACTACTTTGGTTGCTTTTAACTGGTGTGTACAATTAGTTTCTCAATCATTTCTTCTTTGCATTAATTTTGCTTTACTCTTTTTCTGGGTTTTCTTTGTAACTTAGTTCTAGTATTCTCAAGAtctgaaattttataaatagagtTCTGTTATGCAAGAAAAGACATGTGTAtggttttatgttctttgaatGCATTGTTAGATTCTGTTTTCTCTTTTagctaaataaatactaaGCCCATGTCTGTTTCTCTTTAATTTGGGAATTTAACTGTAaagatttgattttgattttttttttttttaataatttgggCGGGTTTTATAGAAGATGAAGATTGAGATAGGCATGGGAGGAGGTGGGGCATGGAATGATGAAGACAGGGCTATGGTTGCAACTGTTTTGGGTACAAAAGCTTTTGAATACTTGGTATCAAACTCAGTCTCAAATGAGAGTCTTTTAATGGCTATAGGCAGTGATGAGAATTTGCAAAATAAGCTCTCGGATCTAGTAGACCGCCCAAATGCTTCAAATTTCAGTTGGAATTATGCAATTTTTTGGCAGATTTCGTGCTCAAAGTCTGGTGATTGGGTTCTTGGTTGGGGAGATGGTTCGTGCCGGGAGCCCAGAGAAGGGGAAGAATTTGAAGCAACCAGAATTCTCAATCTACGCCTTGAGGATGAGACTCAACAGCGGATGAGAAAAAGAGTTCTTCAGAATCTGCATACATTGTCTGGTGAATCAGATGAGGATAATTATGCTTTAGGATTGGACAGGGTCACTGATACTGAGATGTTCTTTTTAGCATCTATGTATTTCTCTTTTCCTCGTGGAGAAGGCGGTCCGGGTAAATGTCTTGCTTCTGGGAAGCATGTTTGGATCCCTGATGCCTTCAAGTCAGGCTCTGATTATTGTGTTAGGTCTTTTCTTGCAAAATCTGCTGGGATTAAGACTATTGTGTTGGTGGCTACTGATGTTGGTGTTGTTGAATTGGGGTCTGTGAGATCTCTACCTGAGAGTTTTGAGATGGTTCAGTCAATAAGGTCAACCTTTTCGACTCATAATTCCGTTAAACCATTGGTATCAGTAGCACCACCAGCACCGGCCTTGCCAGCGGTCAACGAGAAGAAGGGTGAGATTTCACTTTTTTCAAATGTGGGGATTGTGGAAAGGGTTGAAGGAATTCCAAAAATCTTTGGGCAGGATTTGAACAATTCAGCTCATGGCCATGGACATGGTTTTAGGGAGAAGTTAGCAGTTAGAAAGATGGAAGAAAGGCCTCCATGGGATGTTTATCAAAATGGTAATAGACTTTCATTTCCTGGTACTCGAAATGGCCTTCATGGTTCAAGTTGGGCACATAGTTTTAGTTTGAAACAAGGGACCCCGGCAGAGGTTTATGGTTCGCAAGCCACAACAAACAATCTGCAAGAGCTTGTTAATGGGGTTAGGGAAGATTATAGGCTAAAGAACTATCCGCCACAGAAGCAGGTGCAAATGCAAATTGATTTTTCAGGGCCGTCTGTGATTGGCCGGCCTGTTAATGTGGAATCAGAGCACTCAGATGTTGAAGTTCCAAGTAAAGAGGAGGGGCCTGGAAACAGTGATGATAGGAGGCCTCGCAAAAGAGGCCGGAAACCAGCAAATGGAAGAGAAGAACCACTCAATCATGTTGAGGCAGAAAGGCAGCGGCGAGAGAAGCTAAACCAGCGGTTTTATGCTTTACGAGCTGTTGTTCCTAATATTTCCAAGATGGACAAGGCTTCCTTGTTGGGGGATGCTATTGCGTATATCAATGAGCTTCAAGCAAAGCTCAAGTCGATGGAAGCAGAGAGGGAGAAGTTTGGGAGCAGTTCAAGAGATGCATCAGGTTTGGAGGCCAATACAAATGCAAAAAATCAGAGCCAAGCTCCTGAAGTTGATATTCAGGCGTCCCATGATGAGGTCATTGTAAGGGTGAGTTGCCCTTTGGATTTACATCCTGCTTCGAGAGTGATCCAAGCTTTCAAAGAGTCACAGATCACTGTACTAGACTCGAAACTCACTGCAGCAAATGACACAGTGTTCCACACGTTTGTGATAAAGTCTCAAGGGTCAGATCAACTGACAAAGGAAAAGCTGATGGCAGTATTTTCTCATG
The Ricinus communis isolate WT05 ecotype wild-type chromosome 1, ASM1957865v1, whole genome shotgun sequence DNA segment above includes these coding regions:
- the LOC8263508 gene encoding transcription factor MTB1, with the protein product MKIEIGMGGGGAWNDEDRAMVATVLGTKAFEYLVSNSVSNESLLMAIGSDENLQNKLSDLVDRPNASNFSWNYAIFWQISCSKSGDWVLGWGDGSCREPREGEEFEATRILNLRLEDETQQRMRKRVLQNLHTLSGESDEDNYALGLDRVTDTEMFFLASMYFSFPRGEGGPGKCLASGKHVWIPDAFKSGSDYCVRSFLAKSAGIKTIVLVATDVGVVELGSVRSLPESFEMVQSIRSTFSTHNSVKPLVSVAPPAPALPAVNEKKGEISLFSNVGIVERVEGIPKIFGQDLNNSAHGHGHGFREKLAVRKMEERPPWDVYQNGNRLSFPGTRNGLHGSSWAHSFSLKQGTPAEVYGSQATTNNLQELVNGVREDYRLKNYPPQKQVQMQIDFSGPSVIGRPVNVESEHSDVEVPSKEEGPGNSDDRRPRKRGRKPANGREEPLNHVEAERQRREKLNQRFYALRAVVPNISKMDKASLLGDAIAYINELQAKLKSMEAEREKFGSSSRDASGLEANTNAKNQSQAPEVDIQASHDEVIVRVSCPLDLHPASRVIQAFKESQITVLDSKLTAANDTVFHTFVIKSQGSDQLTKEKLMAVFSHESNSLQQLSSVG